A part of Streptomyces sp. NBC_00557 genomic DNA contains:
- a CDS encoding phosphatase PAP2 family protein → MSDSTVTQSEGREKVAVPGSVTDEVEHEARGGLAGRLRRPRRPRLWFEILLIAVSYWTYSLIRNAVPEQRGKALRNADWVWRAEHHLGIAAEQSVNHAVNSVTWLIVGMNYYYATLHFVITIGVLVWLYRWHPGRYSAARLALFATTGVALLGYYLFPLAPPRLMRGGHFVDTVMVHHTWGSMASGDLKDMSNQYAAMPSMHIGWSLWCGLTVFALASVPWARVLGLLYPAATLLVIVSTANHFWLDAVGGVLCLAFGFAVARAWFGALPHALPRRAPAPVRAAEPAPSAQSA, encoded by the coding sequence ATGAGTGACTCGACCGTGACGCAGTCGGAAGGTCGCGAGAAGGTGGCCGTTCCGGGTTCCGTCACGGACGAGGTCGAGCACGAGGCGCGCGGTGGTCTCGCGGGCCGGCTCAGGCGCCCGCGGCGGCCCCGGCTGTGGTTCGAGATCCTTCTGATCGCGGTGAGTTACTGGACGTACTCACTGATCCGCAACGCCGTCCCCGAGCAGCGGGGCAAGGCGCTGCGCAACGCCGACTGGGTGTGGCGCGCCGAGCACCATCTGGGCATCGCCGCCGAGCAGTCCGTCAACCACGCGGTGAACTCGGTGACCTGGCTGATCGTCGGCATGAACTACTACTACGCCACGCTGCACTTCGTCATCACGATCGGGGTGCTGGTGTGGCTGTACCGGTGGCATCCGGGGCGCTACTCGGCGGCCCGTCTGGCGCTGTTCGCGACGACCGGCGTGGCCCTGCTCGGTTACTACCTGTTCCCGCTCGCGCCGCCGCGGCTGATGCGCGGCGGGCACTTCGTGGACACGGTCATGGTTCACCACACCTGGGGCTCGATGGCCTCCGGCGACCTGAAGGACATGTCGAACCAGTACGCCGCGATGCCGTCCATGCACATCGGCTGGTCGCTGTGGTGCGGGCTGACGGTGTTCGCGCTGGCGTCCGTGCCGTGGGCGCGGGTCCTCGGGCTGCTCTACCCGGCGGCCACCCTGCTGGTCATCGTGTCCACCGCCAACCACTTCTGGCTGGACGCGGTGGGCGGCGTGCTGTGCCTGGCCTTCGGGTTCGCCGTCGCGCGTGCCTGGTTCGGTGCGCTGCCCCACGCCCTGCCGAGACGGGCGCCGGCCCCGGTCCGGGCGGCGGAGCCGGCGCCGTCCGCTCAGTCCGCGTAG
- a CDS encoding LacI family DNA-binding transcriptional regulator: MTTRLADIAAQAGVSEATVSRVLNGKPGVAATTRQSVLAALDVLGYERPVRLRQRSEGLVGLITPELENPIFPALAQVIGQALTRQGYTPVLATQTPGGSTEDELTEMLVDRGVAGIIYVSGLHADTTADMSRYERLRAQGVPYVLVDGFSPQVQAPFISPDDRAAMTLAVTHLVSLGHTRIGLALGPKRFVPVQRKIEGFVRAMQDQLGLTADAVESELIQHSLYTLEGGQAAATALIERDCTAVVCASDMMALGAIRAARQRGLQVPQDVSVVGFDDSPLIAFTDPPLTTVRKPVPAMGQAAVRTLLEEIGGTPAPHSEFVFMPELVVRGSTASAPHVVRTS; the protein is encoded by the coding sequence GTGACCACACGGCTTGCCGACATCGCTGCGCAGGCGGGGGTGAGCGAAGCGACCGTCAGCCGGGTCCTGAACGGGAAGCCGGGCGTCGCAGCCACCACCCGCCAGTCCGTGCTGGCCGCGCTGGACGTGCTGGGCTACGAGCGGCCGGTGCGGCTGCGGCAGCGCAGCGAGGGCCTGGTCGGGCTGATCACCCCCGAGCTGGAGAACCCGATATTCCCGGCCCTGGCCCAGGTCATCGGCCAGGCGCTGACCCGCCAGGGCTACACGCCGGTGCTCGCCACGCAGACCCCGGGCGGCTCGACCGAGGACGAGCTGACCGAGATGCTGGTGGACCGCGGGGTCGCCGGGATCATCTACGTCTCCGGGCTGCACGCGGACACCACCGCCGACATGTCCCGCTATGAGCGGCTGCGGGCGCAGGGCGTGCCGTACGTGCTGGTGGACGGGTTCTCTCCGCAGGTGCAGGCGCCGTTCATCTCCCCCGACGACCGGGCCGCGATGACGCTCGCGGTGACCCATCTGGTGTCGCTCGGGCACACCCGGATCGGGCTCGCCCTCGGGCCGAAGCGGTTCGTGCCGGTGCAGCGCAAGATCGAGGGCTTCGTCCGGGCCATGCAGGACCAGTTGGGGCTCACGGCCGACGCGGTCGAGTCCGAGCTGATCCAGCACTCGCTGTACACGCTGGAGGGCGGGCAGGCCGCCGCGACCGCGCTGATCGAGCGGGACTGCACGGCCGTGGTGTGCGCCAGCGACATGATGGCGCTCGGCGCGATACGGGCCGCCCGGCAGCGGGGGCTTCAGGTGCCGCAGGACGTGTCGGTGGTGGGCTTCGACGACTCCCCGCTGATCGCCTTCACCGACCCGCCGCTGACCACGGTCCGCAAGCCGGTGCCGGCGATGGGGCAGGCCGCGGTGCGCACGTTGCTGGAGGAGATCGGCGGGACGCCTGCGCCGCACAGCGAGTTCGTGTTCATGCCGGAGCTGGTGGTGCGCGGTTCGACCGCTTCGGCGCCGCATGTCGTCCGTACGTCGTAG
- a CDS encoding extracellular solute-binding protein: MRRGIAASALVASLALAATACGGGNDGGSGKSDGPVTITWWDTSNATNEAPTYKALVQKFEAANKNIKVKYVDVPFDQAQNKFDTAAGSKGAPDVLRSEVGWTPAFAKKGYFLPLDGTEALADQAKFQPSLLRQAQYQGKTYGVPLVTDTLALVYNKALFKKTGITEAPRTWDELKSDAARIQAKTGQYGYWGSTQAYYAQTFLYGEGTDTVDAAAKKITVDSPAAKKAYGTWLSTFSGKGLHKADTTADAYAHIQDAFVNGKVAAIIQGPWEITNFYKGSAFKDKSNLGIATVPAGSTGKAGAPTGGHNLSVYAGSDKAHRDAALKFVKFMTSASSQETIALKNSTLPTRSDAYTAQVKADPGIAGYQAVLPAAQPRPALPEYSSLWGPLDTELPKIAGGKESLDQGLSNAQAAITKLVPDFSK; this comes from the coding sequence ATGCGGCGTGGCATAGCGGCCTCCGCGCTGGTGGCGTCCCTCGCCCTCGCGGCGACGGCCTGCGGCGGCGGGAACGACGGCGGCAGCGGCAAGTCGGACGGCCCGGTCACCATCACCTGGTGGGACACCTCCAACGCCACCAACGAGGCGCCGACGTACAAGGCCCTGGTCCAGAAGTTCGAGGCGGCCAACAAGAACATCAAGGTCAAGTACGTCGACGTCCCCTTCGACCAGGCGCAGAACAAGTTCGACACCGCGGCCGGCTCCAAGGGCGCCCCCGACGTGCTGCGCTCCGAGGTCGGCTGGACCCCGGCGTTCGCGAAGAAGGGTTACTTCCTGCCGCTGGACGGCACCGAGGCCCTCGCCGACCAGGCCAAGTTCCAGCCCAGCCTGCTCCGCCAGGCCCAGTACCAGGGCAAGACCTACGGCGTGCCGCTGGTCACCGACACCCTGGCCCTCGTCTACAACAAGGCCCTGTTCAAGAAGACCGGCATCACCGAGGCGCCCAGGACCTGGGACGAGCTGAAGTCCGACGCCGCCAGGATCCAGGCCAAGACCGGTCAGTACGGCTACTGGGGCTCCACCCAGGCCTACTACGCGCAGACCTTCCTGTACGGCGAGGGCACCGACACCGTCGACGCCGCGGCCAAGAAGATCACCGTCGACTCGCCGGCCGCGAAGAAGGCCTACGGCACCTGGCTGAGCACCTTCTCCGGCAAGGGCCTGCACAAGGCCGACACCACCGCCGACGCCTACGCCCACATCCAGGACGCGTTCGTCAACGGCAAGGTCGCCGCGATCATCCAGGGCCCCTGGGAGATCACGAACTTCTACAAGGGCAGCGCCTTCAAGGACAAGTCCAACCTGGGCATCGCCACCGTCCCGGCCGGCTCCACCGGCAAGGCGGGCGCCCCGACCGGCGGCCACAACCTCTCGGTCTACGCCGGCTCGGACAAGGCCCACCGGGATGCGGCGCTGAAGTTCGTGAAGTTCATGACCTCGGCGTCCTCCCAGGAGACCATCGCCCTGAAGAACTCCACCCTGCCGACCCGCTCCGACGCCTACACCGCCCAGGTCAAGGCCGACCCCGGCATCGCCGGCTACCAGGCCGTGCTGCCGGCCGCCCAGCCCCGCCCGGCGCTGCCCGAGTACAGCTCCCTGTGGGGTCCGCTCGACACCGAGCTGCCGAAGATCGCCGGCGGCAAGGAGTCGCTGGACCAGGGTCTGAGCAACGCCCAGGCCGCCATCACCAAGCTGGTGCCCGACTTCAGCAAGTGA
- a CDS encoding carbohydrate ABC transporter permease, translating to MTVAIDRATGKRRGDRAPRPGLGQRIKNGYQRYWYAYAMIAPVVVVLAVIVGYPLVRGVYLTLTDANSLNSARTIGVNHIPATYRFIGFGNYKDILFGPLSYDRFWSHFIWTVVWTAACVALHYTIGLGLALMLNEKLRGRTFYRVLLVLPWAVPTFVTVFSWRIMLSDSGVINQILHAMHLPEPQWLEDTFWQRFAAIMVNTWCGVPFMMLSLLGGLQSIDSSLYEAAEMDGATAWQRFRHVTLPGLRSVSSTVVLLGIIWTFNQFAIIFLLFGPTSAPDAQILVTWAYFLGFGQQPRDFAQSAAYGVLLLSIITVFTSFYFRWLKRNDQLAV from the coding sequence ATGACAGTCGCCATCGACCGCGCGACCGGCAAGCGCCGCGGTGACCGCGCGCCTCGGCCCGGGCTGGGGCAGCGCATCAAGAACGGCTACCAGAGGTACTGGTACGCCTACGCGATGATCGCGCCGGTGGTCGTCGTGCTCGCCGTGATCGTGGGCTATCCGCTGGTCCGCGGCGTCTACCTGACCCTCACCGACGCCAACAGCCTGAACTCGGCCCGCACGATCGGCGTCAACCACATCCCGGCGACCTACAGGTTCATCGGGTTCGGCAACTACAAGGACATCCTGTTCGGCCCGCTGTCGTACGACCGGTTCTGGTCGCACTTCATCTGGACCGTCGTGTGGACGGCCGCCTGTGTGGCCCTGCACTACACGATCGGGCTGGGCCTCGCGCTCATGCTCAACGAGAAGCTGCGCGGCCGCACCTTCTACCGGGTGCTGCTGGTCCTGCCGTGGGCGGTGCCGACCTTCGTCACCGTCTTCTCCTGGCGGATCATGCTCTCCGACTCCGGAGTGATCAACCAGATCCTGCACGCGATGCATCTGCCCGAGCCGCAGTGGCTGGAGGACACCTTCTGGCAGCGGTTCGCCGCGATCATGGTCAACACCTGGTGCGGTGTGCCGTTCATGATGCTCTCGCTGCTCGGCGGCCTGCAGTCCATCGACTCCTCGCTGTACGAGGCCGCCGAGATGGACGGCGCGACCGCCTGGCAGCGCTTCCGGCACGTCACCCTGCCGGGGCTGCGGTCCGTCAGCTCCACCGTCGTCCTGCTCGGCATCATCTGGACCTTCAACCAGTTCGCCATCATCTTCCTGCTGTTCGGCCCGACCAGCGCCCCCGACGCCCAGATCCTCGTCACCTGGGCCTACTTCCTGGGCTTCGGACAGCAGCCGCGCGACTTCGCCCAGTCCGCCGCGTACGGCGTACTGCTGCTGTCCATCATCACCGTCTTCACCTCCTTCTACTTCCGCTGGCTGAAGCGCAATGACCAGCTCGCCGTCTGA
- a CDS encoding sugar ABC transporter permease: MSTTTLEKTEAGPAPAAQPPRRVRRRGERGPLGAALLHGGLAVASLIALAPVAWLIYLSLGPDKDDYLHPGKIAAKAGFSNYRFVLEHTGFFDWFKSTMIVALGTTLVGVLVAATTGYAVSRMRFPGYKQLMWVLLLTQAFPIAILIVPMYEIFSQLDLIDTYWALIIINCTTAVPYSAWLLKGYFDTIPFEIDEAGRVDGLTPFGTFFRLILPLARPGLAVAAFYNFITAVGEVAFATTFMLDDSKYTFAVGLQTFVSEHDAQWNYMAATAVLIAIPVSVFFYLVQKNLVTGLTAGGTKG; this comes from the coding sequence ATGAGCACCACGACCCTGGAAAAGACCGAGGCCGGACCCGCCCCCGCCGCACAGCCCCCGCGGCGTGTGCGCCGGCGCGGCGAACGCGGCCCGCTCGGCGCCGCCCTGCTGCACGGCGGCCTCGCCGTCGCGAGCCTGATCGCGCTCGCCCCGGTGGCCTGGCTGATCTACCTGTCGCTCGGCCCCGACAAGGACGACTACCTGCACCCGGGCAAGATCGCGGCCAAGGCCGGCTTCTCCAACTACCGCTTCGTGCTGGAGCACACCGGGTTCTTCGACTGGTTCAAGTCGACGATGATCGTGGCGCTCGGCACCACCCTGGTCGGTGTCCTCGTCGCGGCCACCACCGGTTACGCGGTCTCCCGGATGCGCTTTCCCGGCTACAAGCAGCTGATGTGGGTCCTGCTGCTCACCCAGGCCTTCCCGATCGCCATCCTGATCGTGCCGATGTACGAGATCTTCAGCCAGCTCGATCTCATCGACACCTACTGGGCGCTGATCATCATCAACTGCACCACGGCCGTGCCGTACAGCGCCTGGCTGCTCAAGGGGTACTTCGACACCATCCCCTTCGAGATCGACGAGGCCGGACGCGTCGACGGGCTGACCCCGTTCGGCACCTTCTTCCGGCTGATCCTGCCGCTGGCCCGGCCGGGCCTGGCCGTCGCCGCCTTCTACAACTTCATCACCGCCGTCGGCGAGGTCGCCTTCGCGACGACCTTCATGCTGGACGACTCCAAGTACACCTTCGCCGTCGGTCTGCAGACCTTCGTCAGCGAGCACGACGCCCAGTGGAACTACATGGCCGCCACCGCGGTGCTGATCGCGATACCCGTGTCGGTGTTCTTCTACCTCGTGCAGAAGAACCTCGTCACCGGCCTCACCGCCGGCGGCACCAAGGGCTGA
- a CDS encoding glycoside hydrolase family 13 protein: MSQQHSAAPAPRSAVAAVADRRRDWWRDAVIYQVYPRSFADSNGDGMGDLEGVRSRLPYLRDLGVDAVWLSPFYASPQADAGYDVADYRAVDPMFGNLLDADALIRDAHELGLRIIVDLVPNHSSDQHEWFRRALAEGPGSPLRERYHFRPGKGRDGELPPNDWESIFGGPAWTRVTEPDGTPGEWYLHLFAPEQPDFNWEHPAVGDEFRSILRFWLDMGVDGFRIDVAHGLVKADGLPDLGAHDQLKLLGNDVMPFFDQDGVHEIYRQWRRILDEYAGERIFVAEAWTPTVERTALYVRPDELHQAFNFQYLSTEWDAKELRTVIDRTLEAMRPVGAPATWVLSNHDVTRHATRFANPPGLGTQIRTAGDRALGLRRARAATLLMLALPGSAYIYQGEELGLPDVVDLPDEVRQDPAYFRGAGQDGFRDGCRVPIPWTREGSSYGFGSGGSWLPQPAGWGELSVEAQTGVPGSTLELYRAALAARRTQPDLGAGDAVEWLRAPEGVLAFRRGEFVCVTNTTGESVTTPAYGRVLLASGEVTETDDETKVPADTTVWWTTAE; this comes from the coding sequence ATGAGCCAGCAGCACTCCGCCGCACCGGCCCCCCGCTCCGCCGTCGCAGCCGTCGCCGACCGCCGCCGCGACTGGTGGCGGGACGCGGTCATCTACCAGGTCTATCCGCGCAGCTTCGCCGACAGCAACGGCGACGGCATGGGCGACCTGGAAGGCGTACGCTCCCGCCTGCCGTACCTGCGCGACCTGGGCGTCGACGCCGTGTGGCTCAGCCCCTTCTACGCCTCCCCGCAGGCCGACGCCGGCTACGACGTCGCCGACTACCGTGCCGTCGACCCGATGTTCGGCAACCTCCTGGACGCCGACGCGCTGATCCGCGACGCCCACGAGCTGGGGCTCAGGATCATCGTCGACCTGGTCCCGAACCACTCCTCCGACCAGCACGAGTGGTTCAGGCGCGCCCTCGCCGAGGGCCCCGGCTCCCCGCTGCGGGAGCGCTACCACTTCCGCCCCGGCAAGGGGAGGGACGGCGAACTCCCGCCCAACGACTGGGAGTCCATCTTCGGCGGCCCCGCATGGACCCGGGTGACCGAACCGGACGGCACGCCCGGCGAGTGGTACCTGCACCTCTTCGCGCCCGAGCAGCCCGACTTCAACTGGGAGCACCCGGCCGTCGGCGACGAGTTCCGCTCGATCCTGCGCTTCTGGCTGGACATGGGCGTCGACGGCTTCCGCATCGACGTGGCCCACGGCCTGGTGAAGGCCGACGGCCTGCCCGACCTCGGCGCCCACGACCAGCTCAAGCTGCTGGGCAACGATGTCATGCCGTTCTTCGACCAGGACGGCGTGCACGAGATCTACCGGCAGTGGCGCCGCATCCTGGACGAGTACGCCGGTGAGCGGATCTTCGTGGCCGAGGCCTGGACCCCGACCGTCGAGCGCACCGCCCTCTACGTCCGCCCGGACGAACTGCACCAGGCCTTCAACTTCCAGTACCTGTCGACGGAGTGGGACGCGAAGGAACTCCGTACGGTCATCGACCGGACCCTGGAGGCCATGCGCCCGGTCGGCGCCCCCGCCACGTGGGTCCTGTCCAACCACGACGTCACCCGGCACGCCACCCGCTTCGCCAACCCGCCCGGCCTCGGCACCCAGATCCGCACCGCCGGCGACCGCGCACTGGGCCTGCGCCGGGCGCGCGCCGCCACCCTCCTCATGCTGGCGCTGCCCGGCTCGGCGTACATCTACCAGGGCGAGGAGCTGGGCCTGCCGGACGTCGTCGACCTGCCCGACGAGGTGCGCCAGGACCCGGCGTACTTCCGCGGCGCCGGCCAGGACGGCTTCCGCGACGGCTGCCGCGTCCCGATCCCGTGGACCCGCGAGGGCTCCAGCTACGGCTTCGGCAGCGGCGGCAGCTGGCTGCCGCAGCCGGCCGGCTGGGGCGAGCTGAGCGTGGAGGCGCAGACCGGTGTCCCCGGCTCGACGCTGGAGCTGTACCGGGCCGCGCTGGCCGCCCGCCGCACCCAGCCCGACCTGGGCGCGGGCGACGCGGTGGAGTGGCTGCGCGCCCCCGAGGGCGTCCTGGCCTTCCGGCGCGGCGAGTTCGTCTGCGTCACCAACACCACCGGGGAGTCGGTGACGACCCCGGCGTACGGCCGGGTGCTGCTCGCCAGCGGCGAGGTGACCGAGACCGACGACGAGACGAAGGTCCCGGCCGACACGACCGTCTGGTGGACCACGGCGGAGTGA
- a CDS encoding carbohydrate-binding module family 20 domain-containing protein: MTGNRHRTLGPPGPVRRTAGAVAAGALALAGVLALPAPPAQADTTAKGDVIANLWEWNWDSVAAECTNVLGPAGYGAVQVAPPEESLKQSSSYWWDVYQPYSYSLNSRFGSQAKFGAMISACHKAGVKVYTDAVINHTAAQTGTGYNGSAITDKYSTPDWSRGDYHDSGQCPTSDLTIQDYSNLTQVQNCELLGMPDLKTGSDTVRAGIANYLNTQLALGVDGFRIDAAKHIPAADLAAIEGKLTHTTSGTAPYVFQEVYPGATPQPSDYYGTGDVLDFTYAARLKSAFQGNVSDLASLSSSGILPAANSVSFVTNHDTERNGTDMSYKDGDTYKLANLFQLAYKWSAPTVYASWEWTQSDQAPPNSAGFVTSTDCSGGAWYCLDRDTAVVGMVAWHNATDAAAVSDWQTKSSSVIGFGRGGKGFFALNNGTSAATYTFTTGMADGTYSNVVDGGRTTVTVSGGSASITIPAKSAVAFYNASYTCTVGCGDAGGSSGDTVSATFDEYAPTTSGTDVYVSGSIPALGGWDTSKAVKLSSAGYPVWSGEVNVPVDTSFTYKYMKKDASGNVTWDSNANRSAATTTSALTLNNSWNVADTDATDVTFKENATTDWGTNVYVTGSIPSLGSWNTGDAIPLSSAAYPTWSRLVIVPKNTSFTYKYLKKDSSGNVTWESGANRSYTTGGSSGYTTGDTWK, encoded by the coding sequence ATGACCGGAAACCGACACCGAACCCTCGGTCCGCCGGGGCCCGTCCGTCGCACGGCCGGCGCCGTGGCCGCCGGCGCGCTCGCCCTCGCCGGCGTGCTCGCCCTGCCGGCCCCACCCGCGCAGGCGGACACCACCGCCAAGGGCGACGTGATCGCCAACCTCTGGGAGTGGAACTGGGACTCCGTCGCCGCGGAGTGCACCAACGTGCTGGGCCCGGCGGGTTACGGCGCGGTCCAGGTGGCGCCGCCGGAGGAGTCCCTCAAGCAGTCCTCGTCCTACTGGTGGGACGTCTACCAGCCGTACTCGTACAGCCTGAACAGCCGCTTCGGCAGCCAGGCGAAGTTCGGCGCCATGATCAGCGCCTGCCACAAGGCCGGGGTGAAGGTCTACACGGACGCGGTGATCAACCACACCGCCGCGCAGACCGGCACCGGGTACAACGGGTCGGCCATCACCGACAAGTACTCCACCCCGGACTGGTCCCGCGGCGACTACCACGACTCCGGCCAGTGCCCGACCTCGGACCTGACCATCCAGGACTACTCCAACCTGACCCAGGTCCAGAACTGCGAACTGCTGGGCATGCCCGACCTGAAGACCGGGTCGGACACCGTCCGGGCGGGAATCGCGAACTACCTCAACACCCAGCTCGCGCTGGGCGTGGACGGCTTCCGGATCGACGCGGCCAAGCACATCCCGGCGGCCGACCTCGCGGCGATCGAGGGCAAGCTGACCCACACCACCTCGGGGACGGCGCCGTACGTCTTCCAGGAGGTCTATCCGGGTGCCACCCCGCAGCCGAGCGACTACTACGGCACCGGCGACGTCCTGGACTTCACCTACGCCGCCAGGTTGAAGTCGGCGTTCCAGGGCAACGTGAGCGACCTGGCGTCGCTGTCGTCGTCCGGCATCCTGCCCGCCGCCAACTCGGTGTCCTTCGTGACCAACCACGACACCGAGCGCAACGGCACGGACATGTCGTACAAGGACGGCGACACCTACAAGCTCGCCAACCTCTTCCAGCTCGCCTACAAGTGGTCGGCGCCGACGGTGTACGCCAGCTGGGAGTGGACGCAGAGCGACCAGGCCCCGCCGAACTCCGCCGGGTTCGTCACCAGCACGGACTGCTCCGGGGGCGCCTGGTACTGCCTGGACCGGGACACCGCCGTGGTCGGCATGGTGGCCTGGCACAACGCCACCGACGCGGCCGCGGTGTCCGACTGGCAGACCAAGTCGTCGTCCGTGATCGGGTTCGGGCGCGGCGGCAAGGGGTTCTTCGCGCTGAACAACGGCACGTCGGCGGCCACGTACACGTTCACGACGGGCATGGCCGACGGCACGTACAGCAACGTCGTCGACGGCGGCAGGACGACGGTGACCGTCTCCGGCGGCAGCGCGTCCATCACGATCCCGGCGAAGAGCGCGGTCGCCTTCTACAACGCGTCCTACACCTGCACGGTGGGCTGCGGGGACGCGGGCGGCAGCTCCGGTGACACGGTCAGCGCCACCTTCGACGAGTACGCGCCCACGACGTCCGGCACCGACGTGTACGTGAGCGGCTCGATCCCGGCCCTGGGCGGCTGGGACACCTCGAAGGCGGTCAAGCTGTCGTCCGCGGGCTACCCGGTCTGGTCCGGCGAGGTGAACGTCCCGGTCGACACGTCCTTCACCTACAAGTACATGAAGAAGGACGCCTCGGGCAACGTCACCTGGGATTCGAACGCCAACAGGTCCGCGGCCACGACCACATCGGCCCTCACCCTGAACAACTCCTGGAACGTGGCGGACACGGACGCCACCGACGTCACCTTCAAGGAGAACGCGACGACCGACTGGGGCACCAACGTCTACGTCACGGGCTCCATCCCGTCCCTCGGCTCGTGGAACACCGGCGACGCGATCCCGCTGTCCTCGGCCGCCTACCCGACGTGGAGCAGGCTGGTCATCGTCCCGAAGAACACGTCCTTCACCTACAAGTACCTCAAGAAGGACTCCTCCGGGAACGTGACCTGGGAGTCGGGCGCGAACCGCTCCTACACGACGGGCGGTTCCTCCGGATACACCACCGGCGACACCTGGAAGTAG